The region GGCGGGGGGCGCCTGCCGGTTCCTGGTCGACACCGCGCTGACCCGGGGCGGCCGGACCCGGCTGCCGGTGGGCACGCTCACCGTGAACGTCTCCGCCTGCCTGCTGCTGGGCCTGCTCACCGGCTACGCCCTCGCCCACGGATACGCCGGCGGCCTCCCCGAGGTCGCCGGGGTGGGGTTCCTGGGCGGCTACTCGACGTTCGGCACGGCCTCGGTCGAGGCGGTCCGGCTGCTGCGCGCGGGCTCCCGGGGCGTCGCGCTCGTGTACGCCTGGGGGATGCTCCTGCTCGGCCTGCTCGCCTCCGCGCTGGGGCTGCTCGTGGGCGGCCTCCTCCCCTGACCGGGCGGCACGTCCCGTTCGTGGCCGTGTGTCCGCATAGGGGACACTGGGGCGGTGACCACCCAGAGGGAGGACGGATGAACGAGGCGGCGATCCGCGTCTACGGGGCCGACTGGTGCCGGGACTGCCGGCGCACGAAGAAGCAGCTCACCGACCTGGCGGTGCCCTTCGAGTACATCGACGTCGAGCACGACCCGGCCGCGACCGAGCGGGCGCGGGAGATCTCGGGGAGGACGAACATCCCGGTGGTCGTCTACCCCGACGGGACCCACCACGTCGAACCGGACAACGCGCAGGTCGAGGCGAAGCTCCGCGAGCTGTCGGTGATCTGAGCCGGACGCGGCGCCGCACCCGCGCGGCGCCGCCCCGGCCCGGGGCCGTCTCAGCCGGCGGCCCGCACCGCCTCCCCCATGCGCCGCACCGCCTCCGTGAGGACCGCCGCGGACGTGGCGAAGTTCAGGCGCACCCGGCCCGCGCCGCCGGAGCCGAAGGTGTGGCCGGAGCTGAGCGCCACCCGCGCCCGGTCCAGGAAGACGCGCGCCGGGCCCGCCAGGTCGGTGACGACCCCGGGGCCGTCCGTGTCGCGGGGGTCGTCGAACCCCAGCCCCCGGCAGTCCAGCCAGGCCAGGTAGGTGCCCTCCGGCGGGGTGTACCCGACACCGGGCAGGTGCTCGGCGAGCAGCCTCCCCAGCAGTTCGCGGTTGGCGGCCAGACCCGCCAGCAGGGCGTCGAGCCACGCGCCGCCCTCGTTCAGGGCGGCGGTGTGCGCCAGCGCGCCGAGGTGGCTGGGCCCGTGGCCGACCTCCTCGGGCATGCGGGCCAGGTCGTCCGCCGCACCGGGTCCGGCGAGCACGAGGCCCGCCTTGAGCCCGGCGAGGTTCCAGGCCTTGGAGGCCGAGGTGACGGCGAAGGCGTCCTCCGCGCCGTCGACGCTGAGGTAGGGGGTGAACCGCGCGCCGTCGAGCACCAGCGGGGCGTGGATCTCGTCGGCGACCACCCGGACGCCGTACTCCCGGGCGAGGGCGGCCACGGCCGCGAGCTCGTCCGCGGTGTGCACCGCGCCGGTCGGGT is a window of Nocardiopsis changdeensis DNA encoding:
- a CDS encoding fluoride efflux transporter FluC — protein: MVLLLMTALAGGAGGACRFLVDTALTRGGRTRLPVGTLTVNVSACLLLGLLTGYALAHGYAGGLPEVAGVGFLGGYSTFGTASVEAVRLLRAGSRGVALVYAWGMLLLGLLASALGLLVGGLLP
- a CDS encoding glutaredoxin family protein; translated protein: MNEAAIRVYGADWCRDCRRTKKQLTDLAVPFEYIDVEHDPAATERAREISGRTNIPVVVYPDGTHHVEPDNAQVEAKLRELSVI
- a CDS encoding MalY/PatB family protein; the protein is MEHTAADVPNPLEQPTVEDLRRRTSMKWRTYPEDVLPLWVAEMDVPLAEPVARALHRAVELGDTGYPVGGRAYAEALAGFAQRRWGWKGPDVEHTALVPDVMLGIVEVLRLVTGPGDTVVVNPPVYPPFHAFVTHADRRVAAAPLGADGRLDLDALGEAYAAARARGGRPAHLLCNPHNPTGAVHTADELAAVAALAREYGVRVVADEIHAPLVLDGARFTPYLSVDGAEDAFAVTSASKAWNLAGLKAGLVLAGPGAADDLARMPEEVGHGPSHLGALAHTAALNEGGAWLDALLAGLAANRELLGRLLAEHLPGVGYTPPEGTYLAWLDCRGLGFDDPRDTDGPGVVTDLAGPARVFLDRARVALSSGHTFGSGGAGRVRLNFATSAAVLTEAVRRMGEAVRAAG